ACCCAGTAACTGGTGTTCAACAACCACAAATGGTACAGTTctgttatacatgcatgtatgcaaacaCCAAACAGTGTCTGACACTTTAACTCATCACACATTGATATGTAGTACCCAGGTGTGATATGGTGGTGCCAGTTATGTATAGACAGCAGACAATATCTTCAGCCATTTCTTACAGGGCAATCTTCTTAACAGTGATTGGTGTTAAACTTACAGCCAAGTGAGATGGCTGGTACTAAGAAGTATATACATCAATGTCTGCTGGCTATACTCATCCTTAACACCTGTGGTCAATCATTAACTTTCAACAGTAAGTCTGATATGGTTCCACTTTTCAGGAGACAACAGGCAAGGCATCCTGACCTTTAAACTGTGTCAATGCTCTTTAACATCCAGCTGTGTCATGGTgccttttacatgtaaacacaccaATTCTTAGGTGCTATCactctgaaaatgtattattcatgattaACTATAAACATAAGGTCCTGGTCCTCAATTAATCTTGATTTACTTCACTTTTCATATATCAGGTACTTTAAAAAGTTAGTTCTTCAATAAATTTAGTTCTTTATAGAAACTGATTCATCACAAGTACACATCTCTTTACTTTACAACCAACAGTTCACATCTTTATCAGAAACATGTTAAGAAAATAATCAGTGCATATTTGTGATTAAgagaatgtacatgttttggaaATACAAGTTTCCAATTGctacaaaatactgaaattcaTCTttgcaaaaaaaggaaaaaaaatgaattaatccTCTAGAAGTATTTTTTCAAAGACTACTATTTttcaatacatacacaaacaaaatatattcaattCATTGCCAAACAAATTTAACATCTCACCTTTAGAAAATAAAACCTTcttaaaacttttcatcaaatGCCAGAGATAAAACTATTAATTCTGACCACCATTCctcaacaaattttacattcatcacaagCAGATAAGCAACACAATCACAAAACCATGTGTCTTACAGATTGCGGACTCCAAAAatccatttgtatacatgtacaccctaaCAAACAACTGCAgaaatatcagtatatatatccaATCATTCTTTcaagttttcaaacatttactgGTCAGGAATTCTACACAACTCAAAGCCCCCTGTTAGAGGCCTCtccaataattctttacattatCATACACTACATGATTCTTTCTTTTGGTTTTATTAAATCTTTCAAAAGTGTTCATTCATTTCTTGGAGAAGAAAGTTATTACCATCACAAAAATGTGAAGTATGAAAAATGCAAATGCTTTTCGGGAAAACTCGACAAAAACTCATACTTTGATCAGCATAATGAGAATTTTAACCTTCTACTTCAATTTGATCACTTGTACatccatttaaaagaaaatcattatttaatacacaaacaatATCAAAAACCTCATATACAGATAAACCACAataatgagagaaaaaaatactgcTCACAGACTTTGATTGGATTAATCCAAATAAATCCCTGCAGGGAACCCCAGCTGAATATCTACCAGCTAATTGGGTACTCTTTCCCCCTCCACAAAAAGGATTAAAATAGACTCCACCCAGTTATTCAATGGGTCAGAACCATCAAAGAGGTGCCCCACTGAGCTGTGAGGACAACTCGGCCCCTTTTCTGTCCCTGGTCTGGGAGAAATGTCTTATATATACTTCAGCACACTGACCACATTTCACTTCTCACTCAGATCGATTTCCAACATGGCTTACTCTCACCACCTCTCTCAACATTCCTATCAGGACTTTCTACAACTGTGGACAAGCCTTGAGGAGCTCAGCCCAGATAATTCTTACCCTACCCTCACCACAGAGGCTGACACAGAGTATAACCTTCTTGGTTCATCCCTGGAGGATCTCCACTCTGAGTTAACAAATAAGGACATACCTTGTGAGTTGGTCTCCACAATTAACTCTTCTCCCACATCTCAGATGGCTGGTCAAATATCCACAGTGACCAgtcctctgcccagttttcctcCTCACATAGCAACAACCCCATCCTGTCCTGGTCAAACCTCACCTCAGATTGTCACAAGTCCTTCAGGAGAGCAAGTGTATGCCAAACATTCCACTCCTTCCAACACCAATTATCCTGGCACATACGGATTCCAAGTCTCCTTCTCTCCACCCCAGAAAGAGACCAAATCCACAAGCTGGACATACTCTGCCCTCGGCCGCAAGCTTTATGTCAAGATGGCCAGCTCCTGTCCTGTTCAGTTTCACACCAGTCAGCCTCCACCAGAGGGCAGTATTATCCGAGCCATGGCCGTTTTCAGCAAGGCAGAACACGCTCAAGCTGTGGTCACACGGTGTCCTAACCATGTCAGCAGCAGAGAGCACAACCAGAACCACCCTGCTCCTAGTCACCTTGTTCGCTGTGAGCATCAACTCAGTCACTACCTGGACGATCCTTCCACAGGCAGACACAGTGTGCTCACTCCTTATCAGCAGCCACAGGCTGGCTGCCCTCATCTCACCTATCTCTACCAGTTCATGTGTCTGGGATCCTGTGTGGGAGGACCCAACAGAAGACCAATGCAGATTGTCTTCAC
Above is a window of Liolophura sinensis isolate JHLJ2023 chromosome 7, CUHK_Ljap_v2, whole genome shotgun sequence DNA encoding:
- the LOC135469664 gene encoding tumor protein p73-like — encoded protein: MAYSHHLSQHSYQDFLQLWTSLEELSPDNSYPTLTTEADTEYNLLGSSLEDLHSELTNKDIPCELVSTINSSPTSQMAGQISTVTSPLPSFPPHIATTPSCPGQTSPQIVTSPSGEQVYAKHSTPSNTNYPGTYGFQVSFSPPQKETKSTSWTYSALGRKLYVKMASSCPVQFHTSQPPPEGSIIRAMAVFSKAEHAQAVVTRCPNHVSSREHNQNHPAPSHLVRCEHQLSHYLDDPSTGRHSVLTPYQQPQAGCPHLTYLYQFMCLGSCVGGPNRRPMQIVFTLENDQLVLGRAAVDIRICACPARDKRLEEKSYLPKPPASSPSYTTGDKPRAAHKRKLDTTDTFTITIHGRDNFEILRKIRDSLELMSSLSNDQVTQYKQCKVSKSCTQLLQHDLSTEFFSLPQIIPPLQMVQ